Proteins found in one Myxococcaceae bacterium JPH2 genomic segment:
- the rplS gene encoding 50S ribosomal protein L19 has translation MRRDLIQHVESKYLRQDVTSFRTGDSVRVHWKVKEGEKERVQAFEGVVIRKKKGQHRATFTVRKMSFGVGVERIFPLHSPRYEKIEVLTHGDVNRNRLFYLRGLKGKASRVAVQEDSDAKAAAKAAKGA, from the coding sequence ATGCGCCGCGACCTCATTCAGCACGTTGAAAGCAAGTACCTGCGCCAGGACGTCACCTCGTTCCGTACCGGTGACTCCGTTCGCGTTCACTGGAAGGTGAAGGAGGGCGAGAAGGAGCGCGTTCAGGCGTTCGAGGGCGTCGTCATCCGGAAGAAGAAGGGCCAGCACCGCGCCACGTTCACCGTGCGCAAGATGTCCTTCGGCGTCGGCGTGGAGCGCATCTTCCCGCTGCACAGCCCGCGCTACGAGAAGATCGAGGTCCTGACCCACGGCGACGTGAACCGCAACCGCCTGTTCTACCTCCGCGGCCTGAAGGGCAAGGCGTCGCGCGTGGCGGTCCAGGAGGACTCGGACGCGAAGGCCGCCGCCAAGGCCGCCAAGGGCGCGTAG
- the trmD gene encoding tRNA (guanosine(37)-N1)-methyltransferase TrmD, which translates to MSYPVEILTLFPGMVSGYLGASILGKAQEKGLLAVTLTDIREFAEGKHRVTDDAPYGGGAGMVMKPEPLVAAIEAARQRLPGAKVLLMSPRGPVFNQTTAKAFATHAEGLILVCGRYEGVDERVMPFLDGEVSLGDFVLTGGEVAALAVVDAVARLVPGVLGNVASSVSESFEEGLLEYPQYTRPPLFRGAEVPAALQSGDHARIARWRRWKALMLTRERRPELFERVALDRADQKLLAKREEEL; encoded by the coding sequence ATGAGCTACCCGGTGGAGATCCTCACCCTCTTTCCGGGCATGGTGTCGGGCTATCTGGGGGCGAGCATCCTGGGGAAGGCCCAGGAGAAGGGTCTGCTCGCCGTCACCCTCACGGACATCCGCGAGTTCGCGGAGGGCAAGCACCGCGTCACCGACGACGCGCCCTACGGCGGCGGCGCGGGGATGGTGATGAAGCCCGAGCCACTGGTGGCGGCCATCGAGGCGGCGCGACAGCGGCTGCCGGGCGCCAAGGTGTTGTTGATGAGCCCGCGGGGGCCTGTTTTCAACCAGACGACCGCGAAGGCTTTTGCGACGCACGCGGAGGGGCTCATCCTCGTGTGTGGCCGCTATGAGGGCGTGGACGAGCGGGTGATGCCGTTCCTCGACGGAGAAGTGTCCCTGGGCGACTTCGTGCTGACGGGTGGCGAAGTGGCGGCGCTGGCCGTGGTGGACGCGGTGGCGCGCCTGGTGCCGGGGGTCCTCGGCAACGTGGCCTCGTCGGTGTCGGAGAGCTTCGAAGAGGGGCTGCTCGAGTACCCGCAGTACACGCGCCCGCCGCTGTTCCGAGGGGCCGAGGTGCCCGCCGCCCTCCAGTCGGGCGACCATGCGCGCATCGCGCGGTGGCGCCGGTGGAAGGCGCTCATGCTCACGCGGGAGCGTCGCCCCGAGCTGTTCGAGCGTGTGGCGCTGGACCGCGCGGATCAGAAACTTCTCGCCAAGCGCGAGGAAGAGCTGTAA
- the rimM gene encoding 16S rRNA processing protein RimM, producing the protein MTPHLQFGYVARAHGLKGEVAIRSFDPGSQTLDEVERIFVRLRSGEERELRVKALRAAPKEDLVVLVGVSSRMDAEALVGATVFVFREDLEPPEEGEFFQGDLVGLTAVDEAGKALGTVEEIWATGEVPNLVIRAAGAEEMVVPFADEFVPAVDMAARRIVIRPPRFLDADDSESSGDP; encoded by the coding sequence GTGACGCCGCATCTGCAGTTTGGATACGTCGCGCGTGCGCATGGCCTCAAGGGCGAGGTTGCCATCCGCAGCTTCGACCCCGGGTCGCAGACGCTGGACGAAGTGGAGCGCATCTTCGTGCGGCTGCGCTCGGGCGAGGAGCGCGAGCTGCGCGTGAAGGCCCTGCGCGCCGCTCCCAAGGAGGACCTCGTCGTCCTCGTGGGGGTCTCTTCCCGGATGGATGCGGAGGCCCTGGTGGGCGCCACCGTGTTCGTCTTCCGCGAGGACCTGGAGCCGCCCGAGGAGGGCGAGTTCTTCCAGGGCGACCTCGTGGGGCTCACGGCCGTGGACGAGGCTGGCAAGGCGCTGGGGACGGTGGAGGAGATCTGGGCCACCGGCGAGGTGCCGAACCTGGTGATCCGCGCCGCGGGCGCCGAGGAGATGGTGGTGCCGTTCGCGGACGAGTTCGTCCCGGCTGTGGACATGGCCGCGCGGCGCATCGTCATCCGTCCGCCTCGGTTCCTGGACGCGGATGACTCGGAGTCCAGCGGAGACCCATGA
- a CDS encoding KH domain-containing protein, protein MEPLLTYLAKALVDQPDQVSLRISEADGGQLFELKVAPEDVGKVIGRDGRTVNALRTLIGAAAQKQGHKVRLEILDDRRNAASGPVAPSSPSDAP, encoded by the coding sequence GTGGAGCCGCTTCTCACGTATCTAGCGAAGGCCCTGGTCGACCAACCAGACCAGGTGAGCCTGCGCATCTCCGAGGCGGACGGCGGACAGCTCTTCGAGCTGAAGGTCGCTCCCGAGGACGTCGGCAAGGTCATCGGCCGTGACGGGCGCACCGTGAACGCCCTCCGGACGCTGATCGGCGCCGCCGCCCAGAAGCAGGGCCACAAGGTCCGCCTCGAGATCCTGGATGACCGGCGCAATGCGGCCAGTGGGCCCGTGGCGCCGTCCTCGCCGAGCGACGCGCCGTGA
- a CDS encoding 30S ribosomal protein S16: protein MAVVLRLARAGAKKMPYYHVVATDSRNPRDGKFIEAVGAYDPNISPPKVEFNEERLNYWLKTGATPSETVSDLIKVAKKAKPATTA from the coding sequence ATGGCCGTCGTCCTCCGTCTTGCCCGCGCGGGCGCCAAGAAGATGCCGTACTACCACGTGGTCGCCACCGACTCCCGGAACCCCCGGGATGGCAAGTTCATCGAGGCGGTCGGTGCGTACGACCCGAACATCTCGCCGCCGAAGGTGGAGTTCAACGAGGAGCGGCTGAACTACTGGCTGAAGACGGGCGCGACCCCCTCCGAGACCGTTTCGGACCTGATCAAGGTCGCCAAGAAGGCCAAGCCCGCGACCACCGCCTGA
- the rlmN gene encoding 23S rRNA (adenine(2503)-C(2))-methyltransferase RlmN: MSEPSATALPVTEPLAAPAPAKLVDVASLSLDGLTRFLTERLGERAFRAAQLYRWLHQRGATSFDEMTDLSKVLREKLRAQAEIVPLVKDLEQRSIDGTIKYRFKTRDGRFIESVYMPSEDRKTLCVSTQVGCAMACTFCMTGTLGLKRNLTPGEIVAQVHAVNREVRRNESLETLRPLTNLVFMGMGEPLHNFENLKTALSILQSEDGPNFSHRHITVSTVGLVPMIERFGQETDVKLAISLNASTDEQRSQTMPVNRKWNIAALLDACRKFPLRQGRRITFEYVLLKGFNDTDEDAYRLMELLRDIPVKVNLIPYNENPGLGFQTTGEQRAEEFRAILAEGHVAAYIRRNRGRDIAGACGQLANRGEAAPQVT; this comes from the coding sequence ATGTCCGAGCCCTCTGCCACTGCCCTCCCTGTCACCGAGCCGCTGGCCGCGCCCGCGCCGGCGAAGCTCGTCGATGTGGCCAGCCTCTCGCTCGACGGGCTGACGCGCTTTCTCACCGAGCGACTGGGCGAGCGCGCGTTTCGCGCGGCCCAGCTCTACCGATGGCTGCACCAGCGCGGCGCCACGTCCTTCGACGAGATGACCGACCTGTCCAAGGTGCTGCGCGAGAAGCTGCGCGCCCAGGCGGAGATCGTCCCGCTGGTGAAGGACCTGGAGCAGCGCAGCATCGACGGCACCATCAAGTACCGCTTCAAGACGCGGGACGGGCGCTTCATCGAGTCCGTCTACATGCCCTCCGAGGACCGTAAGACGCTCTGCGTGTCCACCCAGGTGGGCTGCGCCATGGCGTGCACCTTCTGCATGACGGGCACGCTGGGGCTCAAGCGCAACCTCACGCCCGGCGAGATTGTCGCGCAGGTGCACGCGGTCAATCGCGAGGTGCGCCGCAACGAGAGCCTGGAGACGCTCCGCCCGCTCACCAACCTGGTGTTCATGGGCATGGGCGAGCCCCTGCACAACTTCGAGAACCTGAAGACGGCGCTCTCCATCCTCCAGTCCGAGGACGGGCCCAACTTCAGCCACCGGCACATCACCGTCTCCACCGTGGGCCTGGTGCCCATGATTGAACGCTTTGGCCAGGAGACCGACGTCAAGCTGGCCATCTCGCTCAATGCGAGCACGGACGAGCAGCGCAGCCAGACCATGCCGGTCAACCGGAAGTGGAACATCGCGGCCCTGCTGGACGCCTGCCGCAAGTTCCCATTGCGCCAGGGCCGGCGCATCACCTTCGAGTACGTGCTGCTCAAGGGCTTCAACGACACGGACGAGGATGCGTACCGGTTGATGGAGCTGCTCCGGGACATCCCGGTGAAGGTGAATCTCATCCCGTACAACGAGAACCCGGGCCTGGGCTTCCAGACCACCGGCGAGCAGCGCGCCGAGGAGTTCCGGGCCATCCTCGCCGAGGGGCATGTCGCTGCCTATATTCGGCGGAATCGGGGTCGGGACATCGCAGGGGCGTGCGGTCAGCTCGCCAATCGGGGAGAAGCCGCGCCCCAAGTGACATAA
- the ndk gene encoding nucleoside-diphosphate kinase — translation MAIERTLSIIKPDGLEKGVIGKIITRFEGKGLKPVAIRLQQLSQKEAEGFYAVHKARPFFKDLVQFMISGPVVLMVLEGENAVLANRDIMGATNPANAAEGTIRKDFATSIDKNTVHGSDSLENAKNEIAYFFRETEIQSYTYTK, via the coding sequence ATGGCCATCGAGCGTACGCTGTCCATCATCAAGCCGGACGGTCTGGAGAAGGGCGTCATCGGCAAGATCATCACCCGCTTCGAGGGCAAGGGCCTCAAGCCGGTGGCGATCCGCCTGCAGCAGCTGTCCCAGAAGGAGGCCGAGGGCTTCTACGCGGTCCACAAGGCCCGCCCCTTCTTCAAGGACCTGGTGCAGTTCATGATCTCCGGCCCGGTGGTCCTGATGGTGCTGGAGGGCGAGAACGCCGTCCTGGCCAACCGCGACATCATGGGTGCCACCAACCCGGCCAACGCGGCCGAGGGCACCATCCGCAAGGACTTCGCGACCAGCATCGACAAGAACACGGTGCACGGCTCGGACAGCCTGGAGAACGCGAAGAACGAGATCGCGTACTTCTTCCGCGAGACCGAGATCCAGAGCTACACGTACACGAAGTAG